A single window of Sporomusaceae bacterium DNA harbors:
- a CDS encoding HAD family hydrolase, whose amino-acid sequence MQNLLMKSFLILLLLANTAFAAVPADPLPSWNDTATKKAIITFVEEVTRPGSPSFVPVAERIATFDNDGTLWPEQPMYFPEAFLYDRIKALAPSHPEWHDKQPVKAVLAGDLKTVHAGGYNTMLELVYATHAGYTTEEFAQTVKDWAATARHPKTGRLYTEMAYQPMRELLEYLRSNGFKTFIVSGGLADFMRPLSERVYGIPPEQVVGSSIKTEFKMRDGKPVIVFLPEVGFIDGGAGKAIGIEQYIGRRPIAAFGNSDGDLQMLQWTMAGKDTRFALLVHHTDAEREWAYDRTSVYGRLDKALDEARAKGWTVVDMKKDWKSIYVFENE is encoded by the coding sequence ATGCAGAATCTACTTATGAAGAGCTTTCTTATCCTGCTGTTGCTTGCAAACACGGCCTTTGCCGCCGTGCCTGCCGATCCGCTGCCGTCATGGAACGATACCGCAACCAAGAAGGCCATCATAACCTTTGTCGAAGAAGTGACCCGGCCAGGCTCGCCGAGCTTTGTCCCGGTTGCGGAGCGTATCGCCACTTTCGACAATGACGGTACGCTGTGGCCCGAGCAGCCGATGTATTTCCCGGAGGCCTTTTTGTACGACCGCATCAAGGCGCTGGCGCCGTCGCACCCCGAATGGCATGATAAACAGCCGGTCAAGGCTGTGCTGGCGGGCGACCTGAAGACGGTCCACGCCGGCGGCTATAATACCATGCTCGAGCTCGTTTATGCCACGCACGCCGGCTACACCACGGAAGAGTTCGCCCAGACCGTCAAGGACTGGGCGGCAACGGCCAGGCATCCGAAGACCGGCCGACTGTACACGGAAATGGCTTACCAACCTATGCGCGAATTGCTTGAGTATCTGCGATCCAACGGTTTTAAGACCTTCATCGTATCCGGCGGTTTGGCCGATTTCATGCGCCCCTTGTCGGAAAGGGTTTATGGCATCCCTCCCGAGCAGGTGGTCGGCAGCAGTATCAAGACGGAATTCAAGATGCGCGACGGCAAGCCGGTGATAGTATTTTTGCCGGAGGTCGGCTTTATCGATGGAGGCGCGGGCAAAGCGATCGGCATTGAACAGTACATCGGCCGCCGTCCCATCGCCGCCTTCGGCAACTCTGACGGCGATCTGCAAATGCTTCAGTGGACGATGGCCGGCAAAGACACGCGGTTCGCGCTCCTTGTCCACCACACCGACGCCGAGCGCGAATGGGCTTATGACCGTACATCCGTCTACGGCCGCCTTGACAAGGCGCTGGACGAAGCACGGGCGAAAGGCTGGACGGTTGTCGACATGAAGAAGGATTGGAAGAGCATCTACGTGTTCGAGAACGAGTAA